The genomic region ACACTAACGGTTTCAAAGTTACCCACTTCTTTAggataatatattatattactttggAAAATTGCGCTCTGGATTTGATAActgttttcaaaacttaaaaaaattattgttttcttttttatagaataaaatgtaataattttttcggataaCTGTTCAGTCACACATTTTCTCCGATGGTAATGATCTCTTAACTAATAGACAGCCACAGGAAAGCTGTGGCATGCCTAAAGAACAAGACCATTCTTTATTGTCTAGGAACTCATATACCATACATTGGTGGCCCAGTCTTTTGGACTGAAAATGTCGCAATCATTTCTAAATCGCTGACAGAAAAGCTATATTGATTGTGAACTTAGTTCATTTTCCTCGAGGCCAATGATTTATAAGATAgagagatagaaaataattgaggtttCACACTACaacctatggtctattgtgccctctcctatatcacgtatggtcacaaaggtccagcaCTCTGTTCCATGTCGGAAAACCGTcagtttgcgcaagagactaTGACCATGCTGGACAAGTGCTTACTGAGCCTGCAGTGTGGGGCCTCACAGCATGGTATGGTTATGGCTCCATCATACTGAAATCTGAGCTAGACGGCTAGTTTTCGGGCAGTTGACTTGAGGCTCTTAGCCTTGATAAGGAAAATAGACAGCAGTTCGGTACTTCAGATTTAACAACTCATTAGTTTAACCATTAActaatagtatatatattaggtCGCTCAAAATCTTTTAATAATTATgataaatatttgcttgtaaaattgctttaaaatattacaGTTACTTACTATTGACAGCGACTCATTGGACACCCTACAGAACGTCATATGCTTGCCAGTAATCATGGTTTGCTCGACGCGCTTCGTAAAAAGCGGCTCAGACCAAGGCAACTGCTTCAAATGCGATAAAAATGTGCGGTCATGGAACTCGACGGGATCGGAAATGATCAGCTTGTCTGTAAAAACAgtaaagttaaataattttttggttatgatagaaaaaaaaaaacaattaaaaaaatgaagataaaagttttatttactgaaaatcaatcaaaatcaatagTTTCTTGTGCTTATCTGGGAATACAGGGTTtattcggaaagtaataggactgattttcttccgccgcgacggTACTTCgtagcgtgcgcgcaccgactagATTCGGTAGAGGACGTTCTTAGCTAACGAACTGCTGGTCAGTTgtttccgagcacctggagagtcaggacaaacattttgcgcgacgtatttctgtgagtggtgcaagctgaAAATGCCGCGTTCGTTAAAGCAGAGGTATCCGactaaattctgtgtgaaactcggcaaatctgcgacagagacgtttgatatgttCAAACAGTTCATGGATCTttgagacaaagaggcaatcctCCGAGTGGCACACACCGGCGTCTCAtcgcccaaaaaagggaagaatgagcaaatccaaagtgaaaacgatgtcaaaattttttttcatcaaaggcatcgtccaccataaatttgttcctcctggacgaACAGACAacaccaagttttacgtggaaattCTCAATAGACTCAAACGAAAGGTCAATCGGATCCGGCAAGATATCACAATCGTttagaagttgcaccacgacaacgccccgtcTCACATTGCCTTTCTtttgaacagctacctaaccaaagcCGGCATCTCAacacttccgcagccgccctatagCCTAGATGTGGctcccggacttttttgtttccttgccagaaaaggccgatgaaaggggatccaagcagcatgcacctcacctctcaaggctattctggagaatgccttcaatgcttggaaatcgtgctggcagcgctgcatcgacgcagaaggtgcctattttgaaagtttttaaagaattgtaacgattggttcaacaagtttttttaaatcgactcaggcCTATTACTTTACGGACAACCCTGCATATCCTGTTTGCCGAAAATTTTTAGggatcataaaaatttgttcgtcaTGTATTGACATGTCCGAGTGAAATTTACTACTCATTTGCTGGAATCGACCAGATCGGACAATGATATCACATATCTCTCATACAATCGATTATTCAGGttttttaaacttcgccttaaaagtCGCTGCTTCAAAACTGGTTTTAAACCCATAGTCCCTCATGCAAAGTAGTTCAGAATGATCTGTAGTAAACGTCTcgcatacgcgattttatagaaaaaaatcgacccgcACTAATGTGCATATCCTAATGCTTgtgtttcgattttttaaacagtaattttaataataattctaTAACTTTTGGTACAACATAATATTTGTGCTTCCTTAAACTCACTTAGCAATGATTCTTCATACAGTCGCTCTTCATCCGTCATATTTACGCGATTCTTTTTCGTTTTGGCATAAATCGTGTTCGGTATATAGTCCAGGACATTGCTgcaataagtataaaaaaaaataaaccacaATATTAAATAAGCATGGCAGAAATGTATGCTTTAACAGTTATGCGCTGTGCTAGCACCCACCCGTTGTAGAGGAATAAATTCTCCACATCTGTCATGTTGAGCGAGTAAAATTGATAAACGCCAAATGTTTCGAAAAACTCACGCACCGGCGTCATGCTGTAGCAGCCAGCCAACTCAATGCGTGGATAGTAGGTGATAAAGGACAGACACATCTCCTGTTTGGTTGAGTAACCACCGAAGGTCGGATGTTTGCGATTCAATGTCTGTGTTGGTGGTGAAATGCGAGTAAATCGTtaataaattatgcaatttgTCTGCCTGTCGTCCAGTGTAGTCGGCACACTTTGCTGAGGCACGTGGCAATGCCGCTACTTACCTCATAAGCGCAATCGGTAATAATGTAATCGCCCGGTAATACGACGACTTCTTGTTCCAGCTGACGCACCTGCTGGAAGTTGTAATCATAGTTGTCATCCTCGATAATGCGCTCCAGCTCCTTGCCGTCGCGCACGTGACGCAGCGTCATTTTGCGGCCAGCATGATGTGAATGCAATGTGCCGGAGATGATTTTAATGCCGTCAGCGGGAAACATCTGCGCGCGCACAGTTAAGACAGAgacatattgtatataataaattgataAGCAATAATTTGCGGTTTCAATGAAGACAATTATGGTTTTGCTTGTTGTGGTTTTGGTGGTAGCCAAAATATGTCTGTACTCACCACATTTGAGCAGGATGGCCCACAGATGCCAATGTTGCGGTATAGCTTCTGGCCGGGTGGTATGAGCTGTGTGTCCGAAACTGACACGCCGGAAATCATAATGCCTGCGTCGTTGGGCCGCAAACGACTCGTGTAATGTATGCGAAAGCCCGAGTGATCGACGACTGTAAAGGCGGACGGTGAAGTGTGCAATTAAACGCCTTCATTAAAATACCAAATTAACTTACTTTGCTGTGCGTGTGGATTGTCATAGTGTATCTCGAGCATATAATACTTAGCGCCTTGCTTGCCGCCCACCGGTATGCCGACATGCTGTGGCAGAAATTGTCCTGTATACATGggtgtgtgtaaaaaatggcgtacaaaatgtaaatatttttttaaagccaaCATATAATTTACAGCGTggcatataaatttaaaaaattcgcaACATTGGCATGTAAATTAATTTGCATGAATGTGGCGGGTTATATACACTTGCTGGTATAGCTTTATGcttataaacatatgtagatatgtacatacctgTCGAGCCAATAGACCACACCGCCACTGGTGTTATGCATGAGTCCCAATCGTGTGGCGTCAATAAATTACTGTTGCATACCGCGCCGCTGCTCTTCACCCACACCTCCCACGAGTGTGGATCCGAGCCGGGATATGACTTGGTTGTGCATTCAAAGAGTGTCATATGGTGTACAAGCGGTTGGTTGGTGTTGctgtaattgtaatttaaatgaaTGCAAATACAATAAGAAAATGAAGAGTGAAGAGtagataacaaaaaaaaaaaaaaccataaataacATACTTCTAGGCGTTTAAGCAATTTCAAATTCTGGAATTTCATAAATGATCTAAATTTTTGTATCGGGTGCTTTCATATTGTtcaaataacagctgattttataataattagtaTCTTTTATTACACTGCGGCTGAGTTATGTCGTCATTGTTAAATAATACAAGGCTAACAACAGGACATATGCCTTATGTATACTGGTTGGGACTAATTTTAAACAGAAGCTTTCATGGCATCTAAACTTAGACGCTGAGGTAAAGCAAGCAGCTACCGGATTGAACATAAATTCCGCCCACGATATTGCCTTCACTTCCAGGAAAGAGTAGGTTGACAGGGGCGCAAAAAAGTAATAAGGATGGATCCAAACTGGATACTTGAAAGGTTGTgagtttcagcaaaattaaataccaaaatCGCTTTCAATTCTTTTCCAGCAGTGTTCACAGCAATTACAGAAAGTTCTGACGCAGACTTTGCTAACaacaaggaatatatttatatatacagacagccaagcggctttgaaattactaaaatatCACTTGGTTTCGTCAAAGGTAGTAAAATAATGTCTTGATCTCAGGACAGGGTTCCCAAACTGGATACTTGAATGGTTCATGGTGCCTTTACAGCACTACTGCAGTGCCTTCCCAGCTGAGTTCCGAGCAATTAAAGAAAGTCTTCTTGTTCTGACGCAGACTTTGCTAACAACAAGgaatatattgatatatacaAACAGCCAAGCGGCTTTGAAATTACTAAAGTCTCACTTGGTTTCGTCAAAGATAATGAAAGTATGACTTGATCTCTTATAGCATCTAACACACTATTTTATGACAAACCTGTAATGGGTTCCAGGGCATAGTAATATCCTTGACAACTGTGTGGCTGATGAACTAGCCAGTGCCTTGCGATTAGACTAGGGAAAAGAGCGAATTTATATGCCTCTGGCTAATTgacaaatatgttatatttataGTGATTTAGCTGAAGCTCGGGGAAGTCTAGCCCTGGCTCAACAAGCAGGTATACGTGGTACGAATAGAATATGAACCGCAAATCTCGACTATTAAACTCAAAAAGAACTAAAGAACTCTAGTAGGAGTACTAACAGAACACTGTCTATTAAGCAGACTGGAAACGTCATATAATGACTAGTGTAGAATCTGACAGCAGGtagaaaaattctttattgcGAATGCAAGGCTTTGTATAGAAGAAAAAATCGTAACTATCGATCTTGATCTTGGCTTCTAGACGACATTTCGGAGTTTGTAcagataaaaatttgtatacaaattaaCTTCTTCAGAAGCAGAGGGTGGTTCAGAGAGGAGATAATAGAGTGAGAAACTGTTAGTCTCAGGGGTTTCAgagttttagagatatcgatcgggaatttttcccaaaaaaaatctcatttgtcgaaaccgcggTTATCCAACTACTATATAGATAAATTACCCTCAAGatccacgccgttagttctgctttctccagactggataaggaagcgaagcaaatgggtccagcagtgaacgagggcaagatgaaatatctcttgtcatcaaacaaatagtcgtcacacacgcgacttggctcccacatcactgttgacagtcataacatcgtagtcgtagataatttcgttcaTCTTGGAACAAGTATTAATATcaaaaacaatgtcagcctcgaaatccaatgcagaataactcttgccaacagataaTAGATACTACTTCGGACtaggtaggcaattgagaagtaacgTACTCTCTCGAccaacaaagaccaaactctataagtaatttcttattcccgttctgctatatcgCCCATATGCGGCGTGGgcgataacaacatctgatgagtcgacgttacgagttttcgagagaaagtttctgcggaagatgtatgtgcctttgcgcattggccacggcgaatatcacaatcgatggaacgatgtgctgtgtgagatatataacgacattgacatagttcagcgaattaagaggcagcggctacgatggctagatcatgtcgtctgaatgggCGAAAACACTTCAGTTCTGAAAATATTCGGCGCTGTACTCGTCGGGGGAagctgaggaagaggaagacttccacacCGTTAGAGAGATCAGGCGGAGAAGTACTCGGTTCCACCTGGTATCTCGatttggcgccaaacagcgaaaagggaGAATGCGTACCGGAAGTCTTTGTTTTATTTGAGAtcataaattcatatttagAAACATATTTATGTCCTTACTGAGATTATGCAGCCACTGTATAAATAACTTATGGTTCCATAATTATTATACCAATTATGCCGTTATAAGTTATTATGTAAACGCGTGCCTTACTTTAGCCACTTCATCATCGAAACCATTTCAAACTCACTTTGACATTTCCAGTCCCAGTCTGTGGTTGTCACTTGACAAAGAGGTTGAGTGACTGGCTGTGGTAATGCGAGCTAcaagtatattaatataaattcttaAGAATTTGCCACTTTTACCTGGTAGTAAGCTTTAAAGTACCACAATTGGAAGGGGCTTTAGGaacttagatattttttttttgaaaagtgtcTAATATTTTTACGGAGTTTCATTACAgatatgtcaaaatattaacaattaaatgctccaaatatatttctttgatttattttaaagtgtTTACACCACAAAGCCTATCTACCTAGGCACCAGTACTGCAACTAGTTGGCCATAAACCAGACTTTCATATGCACAGCAGTCGTGGCAGACGCTAGCAGTGTTGGTTCAATTCAAGGAGgcatgtgcatatacatatgtacatatattttactcaTAGATTGCTTAgcaaatatgtacttaagtaGTCACTGGTTTGTGTAATAAAATTTCCTGCTGTGCGATTACAAGCTGTGTGCTCAGTACATTCTGATGTAACCAGTCAATTTTGGTTTGCAATTGATTGACATTTATGCATGTacttatttgtatgtaaatatgtatgtacatatatgatatacatacatataaaagtgaTGTGTCTGTATAAAATGAATTTATACGATAAAATTGGTtgccttatatgtatgtaattaaaatgataaagtttcgaaaaattgatatttcgaaaaaatattttttttttgcctattTCGATTGTCTACAGCTTTAAAccttaaataaaatagtaataagCTGTCAAAATGTTTGAAGtggaaaaaatatgatttaaagcTCCAAAATTATATAGTAAGCGCTTAGAAACTGCTCAAAATCGAGTTAAGCCcttatttatttctacaattGATcgcttttgcttatttttactaCAATctaaatattgttattgtttttgtagttatGTATGTCTGTCAAACATATGTTATTatctacatatttgtttatctaactgtatatttttttggtaaacaatGTCTGAACTCACCTCTCACGTGATAATAATGCTTCATAACCTATTATGTGATGTTTCTCGCTTAGCGTGGGCGCACGTATTATCTTACACCAGTATAGTGTGTCCATGCTGGGCTCAATTGTGAcctaagcaaaaatatatatgtatatttataaataaaagattaattTGAGCTTTCAGTACCAATAGCTTGAGTATTCATAGCGTATAAGAATgttaccaaaaattttatataatttttttgctttataaaatataataaaataaatatatatttaatatttttatgtaataatatgtataatgtaatactaaatttaaaatttttttttattaaatttaaaaacatttttatgaaaaattttttttttaatatttttatttaatcattAAAGCGTCAATTTTAGTTTGAGCAATTTCGTTTACTTACATTCTGCACTGTAACATCCCATTTGTGTGTGTCAGTGTTGACTTCCTTACGGAACATTGGACCGAGCAAGTTGAGCGATTTGTAACCGCGATTCTTGCCATGTCCCTTTAAGTCGCCATAAATAGGATCGGTTTCGCCGAATGTCCATAGCACTTTGACGGTGTCGACCTTTTTGAAAGTaagaatatgtatgtttaaactaaataaaatggtTGAAAGTGCTATTGAGAGGTAAGCTattaattaatacaattttgctgctttgaaaaattatttgtgaaaaCCGGTAATATAACCGGTAATATAACATTTGTTACAATGTTTAGGTCACTAAAATCTTATGGAAGCAATTTTCttacatttcaaaattaaaaaaataaagaaaaatagaaataaaagctATGGAAAATTGCTTAAtcagtattaataaaaaaattatttgtgaaaaCCGGTAATATAACCGGTATGTAATTTAAAGGAAACCGTTTTCTAGCACTTaagagttttcaaaaaaaaaatatattgaaataaaagtcttggaaaatttcttaatttatattaatcaaGAGTTTTCAATAACtcgttaatttatttaaattttgaatttgcatttttttgaattttataaaactgttttttcaGCCGCTTGTCCACAAAGAAAGTTGACTGTCTAACTTTTCATTCttactacatttttttttcaatactctCGGCGCCTAATAGTAAACTCATGTCTTATGAAATGTTCCCTcaaaatacaagaaataagACATATCTACCACGATCAGTCTTTCCAGCTGGTTTTGTcaatattatacatttatacCATATAGtctaatttcatacaaaaaataatagcttactaaaaatttccaaatttttttgacGACCTTAATGTGCAAaggattaaacattttttactagAACTGCAATTGCAACCCTGAACTAACGgctataaaatattaacaattgAAACGGTATTCAGTGCATGTTTAGTTCAGTGCTTGATTTATATGGTTATATGGTTTAAAAATGAGTTGTTagtacattaattaaatatccCTACATTTTTagctattaatttaatttttctcgcAGTTTTGAAGTCCGTTGAAGATAGCAGCACAACCGTTTTGCGTGCCTTATTGGCTCAGTACAAAAGTAATCCACAGCAATATGACCTGGAGGAGACCGATATCTATGGCAATACGCCACTACTGAAGGCCTGCTATTTGGGCCGACGTGATCATGTGGAATTGCTGCTAAAACGCGGTGCGAACTTGAAAGCAATGAACTATTTGGGTGTGTACTTGAGCTATAAAATTATCTAGTAAAACATTAATGCTGCTCTTTGACAGGTCAAAATGCGCTAACGCTGGCCACTTATTGCGGCAGTTTGGATGTGGTGCGTTTGCTCTTGCGCTTTCGCTCCTATACGGATTTCAATAAATCCTCCATAGTACCGGCCTTATGTGTGGCCTGTCTGCGTCGTAATCACACGCTTATCAACTACTTTAGACGTTTTCCAAGCTCAGAGGAGGAACTGACGACCGCGCATGGTATttgagaaaatatatgtatgcatgtattgaTCTACTCATATATTGCACTTATCGTTGTTTGCTTATAGGCATGACTCCAGCACAGATTAGCGAATGCGTGGAGGTCTGTGATAAAGTATACGGTAAGCAAAGCAGTCAAGGCGCATCTGGCAGTAGCGCAGCTTATAGGATGCGTTAAATTTGTGTTGTTTAAAAAGCCtcgatataatattttaatttaatagtaatttaattaaacaatataCAGTAAATCCCTTTTATATTGTTCTCTAaatattaagattttaaaattttgtgtttaatgTGTCTTTAAAAATCGTAGATTTGcgctattttattttgtttttaattatttatttttatttaattttgtcttaaGTTAATTTGTAATTTCAGCAGAATTTGTATCGCAATTTTTACTGGTGCTTTCAATGATTTTAATGGCAAAAAATGCATGTTTAAGGCAATATAGTTactacttaatttattttaagctttttttgtgttaactcaaatttatcaaaattaaaaaaagtgtttttgtgcATAACTGAGTCAATAACTAATaaataagattttattttaattttaaatattgttaaaatcaattatttatttttttggaattatcaaGTAAATTGTgcattgtaaaattaaataaaatttatgtctcACTTTATTTCTTCTACATGGTTCATTGGTTTAACATGTTTAAAACTagcattttatttactttttcacgATTATTGCGGTTATTTACTCgagcatatgtttttttttataattttgtaatttgtttttttggttttgataaTGTTTTCTACTGTCTACTTACCCCCAATGGCAAATCGTAGGGATCGCAAGTCTCCAATTTACGTGAGAACTCCACCCATGTGTGTGTACCATTTTGCCCACCATCAATCACATTGTAGTTTTGCGTATCGTCTTGTATCGGGGCTGCATTGGGATGCTTTGCAGAGCCATGACAGTcctaaataaaagaagaaaaataaatgaaaattaataaaacgtaaagcaaaatcaataaaaaattaactatgaTTAAAATGGagtaaactgaaataaaaaaaggaaggaagagctaagttcgggtgcaagcgaacattttatactcttgcaactttcaagAAGCAAAGCCAGGGGATATATcataaggtgtaaaacgtcaaccagaagatCGGAACCAAGAACCGACGTATTCGGCATacggtttgttagaaaaacgaaaatcattataatatacgtacatataaagtacatacatacatatatgggagttggggtagtatcgacccgattttatctattaactactaacatgccaTATGCtcaaaaatgttccctgggtttcattcaGGTACCTCACATGCAATCAGCAATCATATGAAGTAAAGTCGGACAGATGttcgaaaaattcgaatttcaaaaattctgaatttcgaaaatttcgaattttgaaaattttgaatttcgaattttgaatttcgaaaattctgaatttcgaaaattccaaaattttgatattagttAGTTTGACGCGAGCTCAAGTTtccgcccaattttatctattttaggcataaaaatacactgttatgagtaaaacacgtaCACTCATTTTCATCGAGATAACTCTCATATATcatatgcggtataaagcctggaagttcaaaaatcattatattatacatacatgggggctcagggaagtattgaccccactcaacccatttttaatacACTGAGATACTAGTTATTATCAATAgaggattttcttgtatatcccatacactcaccgatattttcggttaaaagtcaactataaataCTGAAGTTCACATATCCGGTATTTAGGGTTGGGTTAACAACTTTTTGTTCTAAGGTGTAGAGTATGGCATTaaatgtgcaaagttttattccgttatatcaATTTCTTCTTGACCTTTGTACTGATAAATGAaagaattaagaatttaaaaatgtgctaTATGAAAAGTTGACGGAGTTGTAATCCGATTTCGCTCCTTTTCGCTCTGtgatataaaaagtaaaaagaatGTCACGCACCACATTTAGTCTAAATTAATGGAATTTTGTAggccgattacgcccatctacga from Bactrocera tryoni isolate S06 chromosome 3, CSIRO_BtryS06_freeze2, whole genome shotgun sequence harbors:
- the LOC120772820 gene encoding MOXD1 homolog 1 — protein: MAHSLQGQQLRKPTAFVVGMNCSLYIIISTLIMYLAALQVATALPEYTHWHQRHRRHQQHGNVATNSTAAGSSTSSSSSITTDTAATNVSSLGMHHTNWRRIEMMDANGLYWLEWWLKGTTTKEIHFRATVNTRGFIGLGFARKNPRMANADLVLLWVDDRTGKANALDCHGSAKHPNAAPIQDDTQNYNVIDGGQNGTHTWVEFSRKLETCDPYDLPLGVDTVKVLWTFGETDPIYGDLKGHGKNRGYKSLNLLGPMFRKEVNTDTHKWDVTVQNVTIEPSMDTLYWCKIIRAPTLSEKHHIIGYEALLSRESNTNQPLVHHMTLFECTTKSYPGSDPHSWEVWVKSSGAVCNSNLLTPHDWDSCITPVAVWSIGSTGQFLPQHVGIPVGGKQGAKYYMLEIHYDNPHAQQIVDHSGFRIHYTSRLRPNDAGIMISGVSVSDTQLIPPGQKLYRNIGICGPSCSNVMFPADGIKIISGTLHSHHAGRKMTLRHVRDGKELERIIEDDNYDYNFQQVRQLEQEVVVLPGDYIITDCAYETLNRKHPTFGGYSTKQEMCLSFITYYPRIELAGCYSMTPVREFFETFGVYQFYSLNMTDVENLFLYNGNVLDYIPNTIYAKTKKNRVNMTDEERLYEESLLNKLIISDPVEFHDRTFLSHLKQLPWSEPLFTKRVEQTMITGKHMTFCRVSNESLSIPSEIIRYPNFTTYVKEPSICPFQMLMDSAPLNKGTAIALQTATITLSTVVLMLLNCYLC
- the LOC120772821 gene encoding DNA replication inhibitor plutonium isoform X1, producing the protein MSFLKSVEDSSTTVLRALLAQYKSNPQQYDLEETDIYGNTPLLKACYLGRRDHVELLLKRGANLKAMNYLGQNALTLATYCGSLDVVRLLLRFRSYTDFNKSSIVPALCVACLRRNHTLINYFRRFPSSEEELTTAHGMTPAQISECVEVCDKVYGKQSSQGASGSSAAYRMR
- the LOC120772821 gene encoding DNA replication inhibitor plutonium isoform X2; protein product: MSFLKSVEDSSTTVLRALLAQYKSNPQQYDLEETDIYGNTPLLKACYLGRRDHVELLLKRGANLKAMNYLGQNALTLATYCGSLDVVRLLLRFRSYTDFNKSSIVPALCVACLRRNHTLINYFRRFPSSEEELTTAHGI